In Aulosira sp. FACHB-615, the DNA window AAATTATTTAGAGTTTGTCCAACACTTTTTTTATCATTAATTTGAAGGTAAATAGTTAGTGCTTGTTCATAGTTTCTTCTAGCATCTTCATCATATCCACGCCGATATTGTTGTACGCCTTGTTCGTAGAGTTTATCTGCTTCAGTTTTGCGGTTAGTTTGAGCGACAGTTTGTGCTAATGTCTGCTTGATTAATACATTGTTTGCTGATATTGCTACCGGAGAAAATAAGGAAAATAGGAGGGTGGTAATGGTGATGCTTTTTAGTTGGGAACGCATTTTTATTTCTCTGGTAAAAAATTTGTTGAGTTAGCTTGAACTAGAAATACAATACATGAGTATGGTTTTACGAGAAGATATATGTATTTTTAATACTTCGGAAGAAAGAAAAAACCCAGGTTTATCAAAAACTGGGCTTCTAGAATTTTTAGTTGTCAAAATATGAGAGCGATCGCATCTTTACTAATTAAGCCGGAATAAATTTTAACGCCACACCATTCATACAATAACGTTGACCTGTAGGCGCAGGGCCATCAGGAAATACATGGCCTAAATGTCCACCACAGCGACGACAATGAACTTCTGTGCGGGTCATAAATAATGAACGATCTACAGTAGTGGCGATCGCACCTTCAATTGGTTGAAAGAAACTTGGCCAGCCAGTACCACTATTAAATTTGGTATCAGATGTAAACAGTGGTAAGTCACAAGCCGCACACACATAAGTACCTTCTGTATACTGCTTATCCAGGGGACTGGTAAAAGCCCGTTCAGTTCCATGTTTACGCAAAACACGAAACTGTTCTGGTGTTAAAATACTGCGCCATTCATCTTCAGATTTGGTAATTTCAAATTCAGTGTTAGAACTTGTCACGATTTCTGTCCTCGGATTAATAAACTGGGATAATAAGGCTGCACCTGTTAATACGGCGCTTGCTTCTAAAAAATAGCGTTTTTTCATATATTTATTATTAGTTTTTGCTTAATTAAATTTTTGGATAGGAAATTTTTATTTGTAAAATAACTGATTACTGATGATATCC includes these proteins:
- the msrB gene encoding peptide-methionine (R)-S-oxide reductase MsrB codes for the protein MKKRYFLEASAVLTGAALLSQFINPRTEIVTSSNTEFEITKSEDEWRSILTPEQFRVLRKHGTERAFTSPLDKQYTEGTYVCAACDLPLFTSDTKFNSGTGWPSFFQPIEGAIATTVDRSLFMTRTEVHCRRCGGHLGHVFPDGPAPTGQRYCMNGVALKFIPA